In Patescibacteria group bacterium, the genomic window ACCCTTGGTGTATGCACTAACCTTTCTCATCGCTCCCTACCTAAGGGTAAGGCTATGGCGGGCAGGTATCATTCGCATGAATTCGTATATTGGTATTAGCCTTAGTATATTGATATCAAATTATACACTAAATCTAAAATGGACGACGTCTCCGTCTTGAACCATGTACTCTTTCCCTTCGAGGCGTAAGGTGCCTTGTTCTTTTGCCTTAGCTTCCCCTCCTGCCTGCACGAAGTTTTCGTAGCCAATCACTTCTGCCGTGATAAATCCGCGCTCGAAATCTGAATGGATGACGCCCGCCGCGTGGGGCGCTTTGGACCCCCTGCGCACCGTCCAAGCCCTTGTTTCCTTTGGGCCGGTGGTAAAGAAAGTGATGAGGTCGAGCGTTTCGTAGGCGGCGTGGATGAGTTTGAAGAGGCCAGTGCGCACAAGGCCGAGCTCTTTGAGGTCATCATCCGAGAGTTCAGCGAGATCTGCCTCTTTTTTTATATCCATCGTTATGACGCCCTCTCTTTCGTTCTCCACCTTACCAGGGGGAGAGACAGTGGGGGTGTTTTGTTCTGTGATATTAAGCACAAAAAGGAGCGGCTTTACGGTGAGCAGGTTTAAGTCCTTTATTTTTTCCTGTTCTTCTGCGCTCAAATGCGCTTCATTTACCCAATTGCCTTGGTCGAGCGCGCGTTTGCATTTTTCGTAAACCGCAAAGAGCTCCCGCGCTTCCTTAATGCCGGCGTGCGCGCTTCCCTCGATTGACGTAATGCGTTTCGCGACGGTGGCAAGGTCCGCCATGGCAAGCTCAAGGTGGATGGTCTCCTGGTCGCGTGTGGGATCCACCGAGCCTTCTACATGGAGCACATTCGGGTCTGGGAACGCCCGCAGCACCTCGCAAATGGCGTCTGTTTCGCGGATATGGGAAAGGAATTGGTTCCCCAAACCCTCTCCTTTATGCGCGTTTTTTACCAACCCTGCGATATCCACGAATTCCACGATGGTGGGGATAATCTCCTTTGAATCGCTAAGGCGAGCGAGCATCTCCAGCCTCTCATCCGGCACTTTCACGACGCCCACGTTGGGGTCAATGGTGCAAAAAGGGTAATTCGAAGCATCCACTTGCTTTTTCGTAAGTGCGTTAAACAAGGTGGATTTGCCGACGTTCGGGAGGCCGACGATGCCGATTTGCATAGATATGATACTAATATACGAATGAATACTAATGATACCAATACCTACGAATTCGAAGTGATTCGCCCGCCTGCCAACGCCTGTCATTAATGAATGTATTACTCTTGGTGTATGCACTTACTTTTATAATCGTTCTCTACCTAAAGGTAAGGCTATGGCGGGCAGGTATCATTCGCATGGATTAGTATATTGGTATCTTATGTATTTTATCAATTCCTTGAATCTTCGTCACCTTTCTCGTAAGATGAAGCTATGTATACTGTCGTGATTGATACCAATATACTTATCGCGGCGACCGAGGACCTAATGAATGCGGCGCGCGAGGTGATAAACCTCGTCATTAAAGGAGAGATTAAAGCGTTTGCCAGCCGCTCTATTTTAGACGAGAACCGTACTTTATTGCAACAGCGCGTCGTGGCGGCAGCAGTGCGCAGGGAGCTGCAGGATTATTTCATGAAGGTGGTGCTCGTGCGGCAGGTGCGCAAGAGTATGCCGATGCTCTGTGAAGATCCGGAGGATGAAAAGTTCGTGCAATGCGTAAGGGCTGTAGAGCCTGAATATCTCATTACCCAGGATCGCCATTTGCTCGACCTTGAGGATATTGGCACGACGCATGTAGTGACTCCGCAAGAATTTCTCTCAAACGTCAAGCGCGCGCAGGATCCTTTTGGGAGAGGCGAGTGGGCGGGGTGGGTGAAGCAATTATTGAAGAATGGCTAAGTTAAAAAATGGTTAAATGGTTACATTGTTAATTGTTTATTTTTAATGTTATGACGCGAAGAAAGTTACCGAAGAGCATACGGAAATACATTCGTCTTGAAAAGGCGCGGCTTCGGCGCGCGATTACAGATTTGCGTGAACGGGAACAGAAGATCAGGGAACTATTAAAACAGTTTGGCGTTTCACCGTAGCCCCTGTTTATGTATCAAAATACACATTATCTGCGTAAATCTGCGACCGCGCCGCAGGCGCGCCCCCCGCGAAGCGGGATCTGCGTTAATCTGCGATATGCGCACAGCGCATATGTTTCATGAAACATACCCCGCCTTATCGTTATTGCATCAAATGCGGAGGGCTTTTCCATCCGCGCCGCGAAGGCCAGTACGTGCGCTGGGTGTGCACGCGCTGCAGCTACACTTTTTACGGCAATCCTCATCCGACGGTGGGATTGCTTCTTGTCTTCAGGAAAGAATTGTTATTCGTGCGGCGCGCGGCGCCGCCTTTCCAAGGGTGGTGGGATTTGCCAGGGGGATTCGTGGAGCGCGGAGAATCGTTTGAAGCCGGGTTGAAGCGCGAAATTTATGAGGAATTGGGCATTGCCGTGCCGCGATGT contains:
- the ychF gene encoding redox-regulated ATPase YchF codes for the protein MQIGIVGLPNVGKSTLFNALTKKQVDASNYPFCTIDPNVGVVKVPDERLEMLARLSDSKEIIPTIVEFVDIAGLVKNAHKGEGLGNQFLSHIRETDAICEVLRAFPDPNVLHVEGSVDPTRDQETIHLELAMADLATVAKRITSIEGSAHAGIKEARELFAVYEKCKRALDQGNWVNEAHLSAEEQEKIKDLNLLTVKPLLFVLNITEQNTPTVSPPGKVENEREGVITMDIKKEADLAELSDDDLKELGLVRTGLFKLIHAAYETLDLITFFTTGPKETRAWTVRRGSKAPHAAGVIHSDFERGFITAEVIGYENFVQAGGEAKAKEQGTLRLEGKEYMVQDGDVVHFRFSV
- a CDS encoding putative toxin-antitoxin system toxin component, PIN family encodes the protein MYTVVIDTNILIAATEDLMNAAREVINLVIKGEIKAFASRSILDENRTLLQQRVVAAAVRRELQDYFMKVVLVRQVRKSMPMLCEDPEDEKFVQCVRAVEPEYLITQDRHLLDLEDIGTTHVVTPQEFLSNVKRAQDPFGRGEWAGWVKQLLKNG
- a CDS encoding NUDIX domain-containing protein, whose product is MKHTPPYRYCIKCGGLFHPRREGQYVRWVCTRCSYTFYGNPHPTVGLLLVFRKELLFVRRAAPPFQGWWDLPGGFVERGESFEAGLKREIYEELGIAVPRCSYFGSFADLYQGEATLAVLFLSRIMRKPSVKPTDDIQEAQWFPVHAPPQRLAFTNNRIAVRILRNVV